The window TTCTTCATAAGTAACTAGCTCTAGTTCCGGCAGAACTTCAGTATCTTCATTTGAAATGTCAGCATGTGAAAGGTCAGTTAATTTGTGTAGAGCTTCTTTTTCATGTGATAGGTCTGGTAATTTGTTAGTTGCTTCCTCTTCATGTGCAAGCTCTGGTAATTTGTTAGTTGCTTCCTCTTCATGTGCAAGCTCTGGTAATTTGTTAGTTGCTTCCTCTTCATGTGCAAGCTCTGGTAATTTGTTAGTTGCTTCCTCTTCATGTGCAAGCTCTGGTAATTTGTTAGTTGCTTCCTCTTCATGTGCAAGCTCTGGTAATTTGTTAGTTGCTTCCTCTTCGTGTTCAAGCTCTGGAAATTTATTCATCATTTCTTCATGTGTAGTTTCTATTTTCCGGTTTGTCTCTTCTTGATGTGAAGTCTCAATTAACTGGCTAATTACTTCTTCGTGTAAAAATCCAGTTAATTCATGTTCAATCACCTGCAAATTCCTTGGTCTTCCATAACCATAAATCGGTGAAGGTATTTCGGTGGGTCGAAACGGACCGTGACGTCTTATTTCCTTTTTGGGTTTAACATTATTTAAAGGTTGGATACTTTCTTGCTCTTTTTTTAACGTGACAACCTCCTTTTGCCTGTGCCTTTGTGGCTTATGTCCGTGCTGTTGTGGTCCAGGTTGTTCTACTTTCTTATTTTCTTGTAAAACTTGTGAGTCAACAACTTTTCTATTTTGCCTTGGTGCTCGCTGTGGAACCTCTACATCAGGAATGGCTGGAAACCTGAAAGCACCTCTTGGGTATTGGTATGTAATCTTGGCATTCACTGCTTTTGAACCATCATTTTTCTTTGTTACATTTTTCGGTAGATCTCGTTTATATTCATATAAATCCTCAGCTACATCTGAATTATCTTTAAATACTCGGAATATTTTTTTGAACCAATCCATTGCTGATCAACTCTTTCTGCATTCTTTTACCATCATTATTTTAACAGTTAATCTGAAAAATAGGAGATAAAATCACCGATTTATGAAAATAACCTTGGATTAGCCACTATTTTCTAAAAAAAAACAGGATCACCGAGGTGATCCTTATTTTTCTTTTTTTCTATTCTTCCCTAAAATAAAAATGGGCTCAAGCTCACTGTTTTCATATAGAAACGACAATGCCGTTATCGGAACGCGACCGCTAGAAAAAAAGCTCATCGCCATTTGGGCCAATATATCATACCCAGTATCATTTTGAACATCGGCAATTATCAGAACGTCCTGATGTGGTACTGCCAATACCATTGTCCCGGAAATTTTCTCTTCCATCTCTTTCAAAAAGGCTTGATTCAAAATTCTACTGGCATCGTAACCGTCATTTGATCTGACGAAGTAATATTTATTTCCAGCGACTAAATCCTCTTTCATATTTATGGGTAATGCTCTAACGTTAAATAAGGCTGTTTCCCGTATCCGCTCAAGCGTCCAGCCCTCGCTCTTTAACAAGTTTTCATCAATTAGACGATAGGAATTCCCTAAATCCAAAGCATAGTAAATTCGGGTTTCGGCTGTATGCTCGTCAAAAATAAACAGGACATTATCCGTTGAATGGGCTGGAAATGACGTAGAACGGATTACTGGATAGATTTTGCTCTCATTCCCAGTTAGGTGCACCTGATCTTCTTTCATCGCCTGAAGGCCTTCTTCAACGAAGTAAACGACCTCATCAATTGCCTGATCTTTTTGCTCGTGCCATTTAGCGATAATTCCAGGAAGTGAAACAGTTATCCCCTTCCCTGTACGAATGT of the Bacillus sp. 1NLA3E genome contains:
- a CDS encoding DUF1444 domain-containing protein, with protein sequence MDTKKMKTELEKRLKHPSRSFIFDREKDQLRIENIRTGKGITVSLPGIIAKWHEQKDQAIDEVVYFVEEGLQAMKEDQVHLTGNESKIYPVIRSTSFPAHSTDNVLFIFDEHTAETRIYYALDLGNSYRLIDENLLKSEGWTLERIRETALFNVRALPINMKEDLVAGNKYYFVRSNDGYDASRILNQAFLKEMEEKISGTMVLAVPHQDVLIIADVQNDTGYDILAQMAMSFFSSGRVPITALSFLYENSELEPIFILGKNRKKEK